A genomic window from Trueperella bialowiezensis includes:
- a CDS encoding 1,4-dihydroxy-2-naphthoyl-CoA synthase: protein MTDSRVPNKVSEIFDPRKWRSIDGFPDSDITYHRGVERTFEGSRVVSERDLPVVRIAFNRPLVRNAFRPETVDELYRAIDHARLSGEIGAVILTGNGPSPKDGGWAFCSGGDQRIRGRDGYKYESAGSAGGSHAGRLHILEVQRLMRTSGMIFIAAVSGWATGGGHSLNVVCDLSLASREHARFMQVDANVGSFDAGYGAALLARQVGDRRAREIFFLAREYSAADAERWGVVNEAVPHAELEDRALEYAAILRTKSPQALRMLKFAFNLADDGLAGQQVFAGEATRLAYMTEEAQEGRDAFLEKRPPNWDDFPFYA, encoded by the coding sequence ATGACTGATTCACGTGTTCCCAATAAAGTGTCAGAGATTTTTGATCCGCGTAAGTGGCGGTCGATTGACGGTTTCCCGGATTCGGATATTACGTATCATCGGGGTGTTGAGAGGACGTTTGAGGGTTCACGTGTTGTTTCCGAGCGTGATTTGCCGGTGGTGCGGATTGCGTTTAATCGTCCGCTTGTGCGGAACGCGTTTCGTCCGGAGACTGTGGATGAGTTGTATCGCGCTATCGATCACGCGCGGCTTTCCGGCGAGATTGGCGCTGTTATTTTAACCGGGAACGGGCCGAGTCCCAAAGATGGCGGTTGGGCGTTTTGTTCTGGCGGTGATCAGCGTATTCGTGGGAGGGATGGCTACAAGTATGAGAGCGCAGGTTCTGCGGGCGGCTCACACGCCGGGCGTCTCCACATTTTAGAAGTGCAGCGTCTTATGCGTACGTCGGGCATGATTTTTATTGCTGCGGTGAGTGGTTGGGCGACTGGTGGTGGGCATTCGTTGAATGTGGTGTGTGACCTGTCGTTGGCTTCGCGTGAGCATGCACGGTTTATGCAGGTTGATGCGAATGTGGGCTCGTTTGACGCAGGCTATGGCGCGGCGTTGCTTGCGCGGCAGGTTGGGGATCGGCGGGCTCGTGAGATTTTCTTTTTGGCTCGTGAGTATTCGGCGGCGGATGCTGAGCGTTGGGGTGTTGTGAACGAGGCCGTGCCGCATGCGGAGCTTGAGGATCGTGCACTTGAGTATGCGGCGATCTTGCGTACGAAGTCTCCACAGGCTTTGCGCATGTTGAAGTTCGCTTTCAATCTCGCCGACGACGGCCTCGCCGGCCAACAAGTCTTCGCCGGCGAAGCTACCCGCTTGGCCTACATGACCGAAGAAGCACAGGAAGGCCGCGACGCTTTCCTCGAAAAGCGCCCACCAAACTGGGATGATTTTCCGTTCTACGCGTAG
- the menD gene encoding 2-succinyl-5-enolpyruvyl-6-hydroxy-3-cyclohexene-1-carboxylic-acid synthase produces MNSEQLARAVVAELVKAGVTTFVLCPGSRSAPLAYALRDAATAGVVELHVETDERVAGFVALGSGIAGSPAAVVTTSGSAVANLHPAVEEAAYAGVPMVVLAADRPHEMRGVRASQTADHRGVLEASVRFVAEIPAGVLSVRGQVRKAVHKATGCEPGPVLINVAFRDPLMPSTPWEDPLGDCTEEVPQAGRRPVVIAGPATQAGSAAPTKSVPQNMPILAEPTSPLRGAPTSVNPLLLRSPLRDQIDTAIVVGHPTLSREVTALLADPKVTVYAVDEPAGYTDVAGTAWVVDDVGDFPTQPGWVDQWLDASQRVEEAIEHELALSDELTYPAIARIINAAPVPTQLAASSIIREVNLYGGKPGGPRFANRGLAGIDGTMSTALGLAIALGEPVRVVVGDLAFVHDAGALIRGVENKVAGLDVVVVDDHGGSLFATLEYGKGDEQAYDQLFRTERGIDVQAYAKAVGAKYVRATTASELAQLVANMPSDCVRIVHVDLGRTSMSAERGRRAQFAQTVTSVAYELEPRGKNDGES; encoded by the coding sequence ATGAACAGTGAACAACTCGCGCGCGCCGTGGTGGCCGAGCTAGTCAAAGCGGGCGTGACGACGTTCGTGCTCTGCCCCGGATCACGCTCGGCGCCGCTAGCCTATGCGCTACGTGACGCAGCAACAGCCGGTGTTGTGGAACTACATGTGGAAACCGACGAACGGGTGGCCGGCTTTGTTGCGCTAGGCTCGGGAATCGCAGGCTCACCGGCAGCGGTTGTGACGACGTCGGGCTCGGCGGTCGCGAACCTACACCCGGCGGTCGAAGAGGCCGCCTACGCCGGAGTGCCGATGGTGGTCCTGGCAGCAGACAGGCCCCACGAGATGCGAGGCGTGCGGGCCTCACAGACGGCCGATCACCGGGGAGTGTTGGAAGCGTCCGTGCGCTTCGTCGCCGAAATTCCGGCCGGGGTGCTAAGCGTGCGTGGGCAGGTCCGCAAGGCGGTGCATAAAGCAACCGGCTGCGAACCAGGACCCGTGTTAATCAACGTCGCCTTCCGCGATCCGCTCATGCCCAGCACGCCGTGGGAAGATCCGCTCGGCGACTGCACTGAGGAAGTTCCACAAGCCGGGCGCAGACCAGTGGTGATAGCGGGTCCGGCAACCCAGGCCGGCTCGGCCGCGCCAACAAAGTCTGTTCCACAAAATATGCCGATCCTCGCTGAGCCCACCAGCCCGCTACGCGGGGCGCCCACCAGTGTCAACCCGCTGCTATTGCGCAGCCCGCTTCGTGACCAGATTGATACCGCGATCGTCGTCGGCCATCCGACCCTCTCCCGTGAGGTGACGGCACTGTTGGCTGATCCGAAGGTGACTGTGTATGCCGTGGACGAGCCCGCAGGTTATACCGACGTGGCCGGCACGGCGTGGGTGGTGGATGATGTGGGCGACTTTCCGACGCAGCCCGGATGGGTGGACCAGTGGCTGGACGCATCCCAGCGGGTAGAAGAAGCAATCGAACACGAACTGGCATTAAGCGATGAGCTGACGTACCCGGCCATCGCCCGGATCATCAACGCGGCACCGGTGCCGACTCAGCTGGCGGCGTCGTCGATTATTCGAGAAGTGAACCTTTACGGCGGAAAACCGGGCGGGCCAAGGTTTGCCAATCGCGGACTTGCTGGGATTGATGGCACGATGTCGACGGCGCTCGGGTTGGCGATCGCGCTGGGCGAACCGGTACGCGTCGTCGTTGGTGACCTCGCATTCGTGCACGACGCCGGGGCGCTCATCCGCGGGGTGGAGAACAAGGTAGCCGGCTTGGACGTGGTTGTGGTCGACGATCACGGCGGCTCACTGTTTGCCACCCTCGAATACGGCAAGGGCGACGAACAAGCCTATGACCAGCTGTTTCGCACCGAACGCGGCATTGACGTCCAGGCCTATGCGAAAGCGGTGGGCGCGAAGTACGTGCGTGCGACGACGGCGAGTGAACTTGCGCAGCTCGTTGCGAACATGCCATCGGACTGCGTGCGGATCGTGCACGTCGACCTTGGGCGGACGAGCATGTCAGCCGAGCGAGGGAGACGCGCACAATTTGCTCAAACGGTGACGAGCGTAGCGTACGAACTTGAGCCGAGAGGAAAAAACGACGGCGAAAGTTAA
- a CDS encoding PLD nuclease N-terminal domain-containing protein has product MARIVPIIVGVALIIYAFIDAARTDSTKMPARISKPLWLLLIAIVPVIGALIWLFFKYQHVFKSDYKVTGYSNPFSRPKKPSGPVAPDDDPEFLARLEARNRRRAYEQRLREEQGLDPLADQDDENSEESDDDRNEGGLYGAR; this is encoded by the coding sequence GTGGCACGAATAGTACCGATCATTGTTGGCGTCGCGTTGATTATCTACGCGTTTATTGATGCTGCCCGCACGGATTCGACGAAGATGCCGGCGCGCATCAGCAAGCCGCTGTGGCTGTTGCTCATTGCGATTGTTCCCGTGATCGGCGCGTTGATCTGGCTGTTCTTCAAGTATCAGCACGTGTTCAAATCGGACTATAAGGTGACCGGCTATTCCAATCCGTTCTCGCGCCCGAAGAAGCCGTCTGGCCCGGTTGCTCCCGACGACGATCCCGAGTTTCTTGCCCGCCTCGAGGCCCGTAACCGGCGTCGCGCTTACGAGCAGCGCCTGCGTGAAGAGCAGGGGCTCGATCCGCTAGCGGACCAGGACGACGAGAACAGCGAAGAAAGCGACGACGACCGCAACGAAGGCGGCCTCTACGGCGCCCGGTAA
- a CDS encoding HNH endonuclease signature motif containing protein: protein MLFEQGQLDFGVSARRSEETAMRRTGAATASAVGSASSVMGACAVNPRVHVDRMERTPARGDEEFSGSILADERAAALSVEEIKTAVSVLMGIDLRRLGSVAKNALSNDLDTVYRQLRTLRYDLVVVEESEVPKESGVRTPTQVEQKRTKASYRQARATVERAQALREDFPLFRQALRENRITDEYVDVVRKLICTEELKAKLADEQVGEARLVEWAAEMGIDAFTKKVRAWVYKHSPRLADKQAQAEAVEEKLHMFRKDNHYILNGRFSLLNGAVVYNLLQAIVRTNLRSKQEDADEAHAGGAGAGGAETGTRGNDGAVTGERGSGNGSVNGNEAVSRSSVGKLSAAQHQAAALVELSARVLEEGMYEGSARVSPHVSVLCPVETLAVAEARYKAARNEGQSAAGESGHLGGSTSSRVAPAVHPDLGRKLAEISPGIDPVFFEGLEPATLDDGSPLSPGQLQMIVADAQISRVVLGQPSEVLDLGRQARLASSSQARAVRARDKHCQFPGCDHPFASCRIHHALYWEHGGNTDMDNLVLVCWYHHKLIHDMKITAIHYERGWIFYDAHGKEIPDPYNRSKPSDVRSRPSDARSESSGNRSWSSDNRSNSHGMVGTEPSSQPLGPPESQPPGPPG from the coding sequence ATGTTGTTCGAACAAGGGCAGTTGGATTTTGGTGTGAGCGCTCGGCGGTCAGAAGAAACCGCCATGCGTAGGACGGGTGCGGCAACTGCAAGTGCTGTGGGCAGTGCAAGCTCAGTGATGGGTGCATGTGCTGTTAACCCTCGGGTTCATGTGGACAGGATGGAGCGCACGCCTGCCCGTGGAGATGAAGAGTTTTCCGGGTCGATTCTGGCCGACGAAAGAGCCGCCGCGCTGTCTGTGGAGGAAATAAAGACTGCCGTATCTGTGCTGATGGGGATCGACTTGCGCAGGTTAGGCTCGGTGGCAAAGAATGCGCTCTCCAATGATCTGGATACCGTCTACCGTCAGCTTCGTACGTTGCGCTATGACCTCGTCGTTGTTGAAGAATCGGAAGTGCCCAAGGAATCGGGTGTTCGCACACCTACGCAGGTGGAGCAGAAGCGCACGAAGGCGTCGTATCGGCAGGCACGCGCTACGGTGGAGCGTGCACAGGCGCTCAGGGAGGATTTTCCGCTATTTCGTCAGGCGTTGCGGGAGAACCGGATCACGGATGAGTATGTGGACGTCGTGCGCAAGCTGATTTGCACAGAGGAATTGAAAGCCAAGCTTGCGGATGAACAAGTGGGCGAAGCGCGCCTAGTCGAATGGGCGGCTGAGATGGGTATTGACGCCTTCACGAAGAAGGTACGGGCGTGGGTCTATAAGCATTCGCCACGGTTGGCGGACAAGCAGGCTCAAGCCGAAGCGGTCGAAGAAAAGCTTCACATGTTCCGTAAAGACAACCACTACATTCTCAACGGTCGGTTTTCTTTACTCAACGGTGCGGTGGTGTATAACCTTTTGCAAGCCATCGTGCGCACCAACCTGCGTTCGAAACAAGAAGATGCAGATGAGGCTCACGCGGGTGGAGCTGGCGCGGGTGGTGCAGAGACTGGTACGCGCGGGAACGATGGCGCGGTAACCGGCGAAAGGGGCAGCGGGAATGGCAGCGTGAACGGAAACGAAGCCGTCTCGCGCTCCTCGGTGGGCAAGCTTTCTGCTGCACAACATCAGGCTGCTGCTTTGGTTGAACTTAGTGCGCGGGTGCTTGAAGAAGGCATGTATGAGGGGTCGGCCCGGGTGTCACCGCATGTGTCGGTGCTGTGTCCGGTTGAGACTTTGGCTGTGGCGGAAGCTCGTTACAAGGCTGCACGGAATGAAGGGCAAAGTGCAGCAGGAGAGTCTGGGCATCTGGGAGGAAGTACCAGTTCGCGTGTTGCTCCTGCAGTACATCCCGATTTGGGTCGGAAGTTGGCAGAAATCAGCCCGGGTATCGATCCTGTTTTCTTCGAAGGTTTGGAACCGGCCACTTTAGATGATGGCAGCCCGTTGTCGCCAGGTCAGCTACAGATGATTGTGGCGGATGCGCAGATATCGCGGGTGGTGCTCGGGCAGCCATCCGAGGTGTTAGACCTCGGGCGGCAGGCACGGTTAGCGTCAAGTTCGCAGGCCAGAGCAGTGAGAGCACGAGACAAACACTGCCAGTTCCCGGGATGCGACCACCCGTTTGCGTCGTGTCGGATCCATCATGCCCTCTATTGGGAGCACGGAGGAAACACAGACATGGATAACCTCGTGCTCGTCTGCTGGTATCACCACAAACTCATTCACGACATGAAGATCACCGCGATCCACTACGAACGAGGCTGGATTTTCTACGATGCGCACGGGAAAGAAATCCCAGATCCGTATAACCGAAGTAAGCCCAGTGATGTTCGAAGTAGACCCAGTGATGCTCGAAGTGAGTCGAGTGGTAACCGAAGTTGGTCGTCCGATAACCGAAGTAACTCACATGGCATGGTCGGAACGGAGCCAAGTTCGCAACCGCTCGGACCACCTGAATCGCAACCGCCCGGACCACCTGGATGA
- a CDS encoding histidine phosphatase family protein, producing MDITTVHLVRHGEVHNPEAVLYGRRPGYHLSELGFLMAEGLGEEFADHDVRLVMASPLERAVETATPTARAAGLEIVKDARLIEADNKFEGVPVNKNRWILAHPRYWSWYVNPLEPSWGEPYTDVIERMSGAVAYALDQASGGEAVLFSHQLPIWTMRRFVEGKPPAHDPRKRECSLASVTSLTFAGKQLLALDYWEPVGYLLDEAADMVPGTSAAHAHGAGE from the coding sequence ATGGATATTACAACGGTTCACTTGGTCCGCCACGGCGAGGTACACAATCCGGAGGCCGTACTGTACGGGCGCCGGCCTGGATACCACCTGTCCGAGCTCGGCTTTCTCATGGCGGAAGGCTTGGGGGAGGAGTTCGCGGACCATGACGTGCGGCTCGTCATGGCATCCCCGCTCGAACGTGCCGTGGAAACAGCCACGCCAACCGCGCGGGCGGCCGGGCTCGAGATTGTCAAGGACGCGCGCCTCATCGAGGCAGACAACAAATTTGAGGGCGTTCCCGTCAACAAGAATCGTTGGATTCTGGCCCATCCGCGCTACTGGTCGTGGTATGTGAACCCGTTGGAGCCGTCGTGGGGTGAGCCGTATACGGATGTTATTGAGCGCATGTCTGGCGCTGTTGCCTACGCGCTAGATCAGGCCAGTGGCGGCGAGGCCGTACTGTTTTCCCACCAGCTACCGATCTGGACGATGCGCAGGTTCGTGGAAGGCAAACCGCCCGCACACGATCCGCGCAAACGCGAATGTTCCCTCGCCTCGGTAACGTCGTTGACGTTCGCAGGAAAGCAACTCTTAGCACTCGACTATTGGGAGCCGGTGGGCTACCTGCTCGATGAAGCCGCGGACATGGTTCCCGGAACCTCGGCGGCACACGCGCACGGCGCCGGCGAATAG
- a CDS encoding AMP-binding protein, with protein sequence MVTVVEGGRGPEARNRIEHAVRHALSAHLFPATTAPSHHDAATAATAVTAVTAVTATAATLSTPTPTAANPTRSTQANNNYSPLFVVAPGTNAEEARSEALALGIPPNTGVLMRTSGSTTGTGKIVALSWDNLIASAHATHAALAGPGAWVAALSYHHIAGFQTIVRTVLTSLTTTSEAANSTPSQLDFASHEAARIRPGYLDLSSPDAISAELAATLGAPPCTPTTTATKGTPAADIPIYFSLVPTQLQRILDSPPILDALRNAIFLVGGAAINQSLLDRARHADLRIHTSYGMTETCGGCVYDGAPIGDTEILIDDDARISLRGSAVTLGYLGTAEGFSSTPPRTHHTQDAGRIIDGRLEVLGRLDDAITTGGLTVMPRLIEEALAKAGWNAVVVGVPDLEWGEAVVAIIDDVDKPAQSCNVTVMRSFVKLELGPGWSPKYVLGISQLGGHYPHTDSGKINRRELANMAADYLGL encoded by the coding sequence ATGGTCACTGTTGTAGAAGGCGGGCGCGGCCCCGAGGCTCGCAACCGCATTGAGCACGCCGTACGCCATGCACTAAGCGCGCATCTTTTCCCCGCCACTACCGCTCCCAGCCACCACGACGCCGCCACCGCCGCTACCGCCGTCACCGCCGTCACCGCCGTCACCGCCACCGCCGCCACCCTCAGCACCCCCACGCCCACCGCCGCCAACCCCACACGTTCCACCCAAGCCAACAACAACTACAGCCCGCTGTTCGTCGTCGCGCCCGGCACCAACGCCGAGGAGGCCCGCTCCGAAGCTCTCGCCCTTGGGATCCCACCCAACACAGGCGTACTCATGCGCACCTCTGGCTCCACCACGGGCACCGGCAAAATCGTAGCCCTGAGCTGGGATAACCTCATCGCATCAGCCCACGCCACGCACGCCGCGCTCGCCGGCCCGGGCGCGTGGGTCGCCGCTCTCTCCTACCACCACATCGCCGGCTTCCAGACCATCGTTCGCACAGTTTTAACCAGCCTCACGACGACGTCCGAGGCCGCCAACTCCACCCCCAGCCAGCTCGACTTTGCTTCACACGAGGCCGCCCGCATCCGCCCCGGCTACCTCGACCTTTCTTCACCCGACGCCATCTCCGCCGAACTAGCCGCCACACTCGGCGCCCCACCGTGCACCCCGACCACCACGGCCACCAAAGGCACACCAGCAGCCGACATCCCGATCTACTTCTCCCTCGTCCCCACCCAGCTACAACGCATCCTCGACTCCCCACCCATCCTTGACGCGCTGCGCAACGCGATTTTCCTCGTCGGCGGAGCCGCAATCAACCAGAGCCTGCTCGACCGCGCCCGCCACGCTGACCTGCGCATTCATACCTCCTACGGCATGACGGAAACCTGCGGCGGCTGCGTTTACGACGGCGCCCCGATCGGCGACACCGAGATCCTCATCGACGACGACGCCCGCATCAGCTTGCGTGGCAGTGCCGTCACGCTCGGCTACCTCGGCACAGCGGAAGGCTTTTCTAGCACACCACCGCGCACCCATCACACGCAAGACGCCGGCCGCATCATTGACGGCCGCCTCGAGGTTCTCGGCCGGCTCGACGACGCCATCACCACCGGCGGCCTGACCGTCATGCCCCGCCTCATCGAAGAAGCGCTCGCGAAAGCCGGCTGGAACGCCGTCGTCGTTGGGGTACCCGACCTCGAATGGGGAGAAGCCGTGGTGGCAATTATCGACGACGTCGACAAACCCGCCCAAAGCTGCAACGTCACGGTGATGCGCAGTTTCGTCAAGCTCGAGCTCGGCCCGGGGTGGAGTCCGAAGTACGTGCTGGGGATCTCGCAGCTCGGCGGACACTATCCCCATACGGACTCAGGCAAGATCAACCGGCGCGAGCTCGCCAACATGGCAGCCGACTATCTCGGTTTGTGA
- a CDS encoding S1C family serine protease, with product MTDDYRPEENRPNDFGYYQPNPVQPPPVQTVQKTRRGPGWPALIVACLIASLLGGVLGVGVMNVRWGNARPAAAPISTQSGTTETVESTGTAPDWNAVATAVGHSVVAIDVKTAEGASTGSGFVIDQQGHIMTNDHVVSGAQEVYVTLHDGRVYEAEIVGTDESTDLAVLKLKSPPEDLTVAQFGDSSKVAVGDPVTAIGNPLGLSSTMTTGIVSALDRPVQTVKEGGIDRDPTRVITNAIQIDAAVNPGNSGGPVFDAKGHVIGVASSIASLKQSEGKAGSIGLGFAIPANLAQRVAAQLIEKGVAEHAYLGVSIVDGIGQAQGTNWKGAQVRHVEPGTPAEAAGLKENDVVLQVNGRDVSSALALTGYVRQFASGDVVTLLLVRNGELLNVDVTLATRPD from the coding sequence ATGACAGACGACTATAGGCCAGAAGAAAACAGGCCAAACGATTTCGGGTACTATCAGCCCAACCCAGTGCAACCGCCGCCCGTACAAACAGTACAGAAAACCCGACGCGGCCCAGGCTGGCCGGCGCTGATTGTTGCCTGTCTTATTGCGTCGCTGCTTGGCGGCGTGCTCGGAGTCGGGGTGATGAACGTGCGCTGGGGTAATGCGCGCCCGGCGGCGGCGCCCATTTCCACACAGTCGGGCACCACTGAAACTGTGGAAAGTACCGGCACTGCGCCGGACTGGAATGCGGTGGCCACGGCGGTCGGACATTCTGTGGTTGCCATTGATGTGAAAACGGCGGAAGGTGCCTCCACAGGCTCGGGCTTCGTTATCGACCAGCAGGGCCATATTATGACCAACGATCACGTTGTGTCCGGCGCGCAGGAAGTATATGTGACCTTGCACGACGGGCGCGTCTACGAGGCCGAGATTGTGGGTACCGACGAGTCGACCGATCTGGCCGTGCTCAAACTGAAATCACCACCGGAGGATTTGACGGTGGCCCAGTTCGGGGATTCGAGCAAGGTTGCCGTCGGTGATCCGGTCACGGCGATTGGTAACCCGCTCGGGTTGAGCTCCACGATGACCACCGGAATCGTCTCCGCGTTGGATCGGCCCGTGCAGACCGTGAAAGAAGGCGGCATTGACCGCGACCCGACCAGGGTGATTACCAACGCGATCCAAATCGACGCGGCCGTCAACCCCGGAAATTCGGGAGGGCCCGTGTTTGATGCGAAAGGCCACGTCATCGGCGTCGCATCCTCGATTGCCTCGCTCAAACAAAGCGAAGGCAAAGCAGGCTCGATCGGCCTCGGGTTTGCGATCCCGGCTAACCTAGCCCAGCGCGTCGCAGCCCAACTGATCGAGAAGGGCGTCGCAGAACATGCTTACCTTGGCGTGTCGATCGTCGACGGAATCGGCCAAGCACAGGGCACGAATTGGAAGGGCGCGCAGGTGCGTCACGTGGAGCCGGGCACGCCGGCCGAAGCGGCCGGGCTCAAGGAAAACGACGTCGTCTTACAGGTCAACGGCAGAGACGTGTCCTCGGCGCTCGCGCTCACCGGATACGTGCGCCAATTTGCGTCCGGCGACGTCGTCACACTGCTTCTCGTCCGGAACGGCGAGCTGCTGAACGTGGACGTCACGTTAGCTACTCGGCCTGATTAA
- a CDS encoding MarR family winged helix-turn-helix transcriptional regulator, with translation MVDWLSEKEQVAWRSFLTGQALVLDAINQDLNNDSDLTLNEYEVLVRLSEAPNRQLRMSHLAENLVHSRSRLTHTVKRLEKIGYVSREPCPDDRRGIICVLTDAGFTKLDTTAPMHVESVRKHLISHLTQEEFLELGRVMAKLIDAQQ, from the coding sequence ATGGTTGATTGGCTAAGCGAAAAAGAACAGGTGGCCTGGCGGTCCTTCCTCACCGGGCAGGCGCTCGTCCTTGACGCAATAAATCAAGATCTCAACAACGATTCAGACCTCACCTTGAACGAATACGAGGTGCTCGTACGGCTATCCGAAGCGCCGAACCGGCAACTGCGGATGTCCCACCTTGCAGAAAATCTGGTCCACTCGCGCTCCCGGCTCACCCATACGGTCAAACGTCTTGAAAAGATCGGCTACGTATCGCGCGAACCCTGCCCCGACGATCGGCGCGGCATCATCTGCGTGCTCACCGACGCCGGGTTCACCAAACTCGACACCACCGCGCCCATGCACGTGGAATCGGTTCGCAAACACCTGATCTCTCATTTGACGCAGGAAGAGTTTTTGGAGTTGGGGCGCGTCATGGCGAAACTTATCGACGCACAGCAGTAG
- a CDS encoding o-succinylbenzoate synthase — protein sequence MNIYVYRLRFTNRFRRLDERDGLLIEGGTGWAEVSPFWDYDDDVAARWLAAGYEAAQRGYPEPIRQKVPVNETIPAVDAQTAYDLAAASSCSTFKVKIADHPESLAEDLTRLEAVRAAAPTARIRIDANGAWGAEEAVRNIGLMNRAAGGLEYVEQPCRQVDELAQVRRKVDVPIAADESIRIDGLAQEVVRTQAADLVVLKNQPLGGVRRALRLQEELGVPVVVSSAVESSVGLRAGIALAAALPELPYACGLATSRLFDRDITSKPLVPHDGQIEVRDVVPEFSEPVSAELEQRWATRLERMWEYARQRHWVSGNYEFQGGFR from the coding sequence GTGAACATTTACGTCTACCGCCTACGCTTTACCAACCGCTTCCGCCGCCTCGACGAACGAGACGGCCTACTAATCGAAGGCGGAACAGGCTGGGCGGAAGTCTCGCCGTTTTGGGATTACGACGACGACGTCGCCGCACGCTGGCTAGCCGCCGGATACGAAGCCGCACAGCGGGGATACCCTGAGCCGATCCGGCAAAAAGTACCCGTCAACGAAACAATCCCCGCGGTCGACGCTCAGACCGCCTACGACTTAGCTGCAGCCTCATCGTGCAGCACCTTTAAAGTGAAAATCGCCGACCACCCCGAATCCCTCGCTGAAGACCTCACCCGGCTCGAAGCGGTACGTGCAGCGGCACCGACGGCGCGTATCCGGATCGATGCTAATGGTGCGTGGGGCGCCGAAGAAGCCGTCCGCAATATCGGCCTGATGAACCGAGCAGCGGGCGGACTCGAATATGTGGAACAGCCCTGCAGGCAGGTAGACGAACTGGCGCAGGTGCGCAGAAAAGTCGACGTGCCGATTGCTGCCGATGAGTCGATTCGCATCGATGGGCTAGCACAGGAGGTCGTACGAACACAGGCGGCAGACCTGGTGGTGCTCAAGAACCAGCCGCTTGGCGGGGTGCGAAGGGCGTTGCGACTGCAGGAAGAGCTGGGAGTGCCCGTCGTCGTCTCCTCAGCAGTAGAAAGCTCGGTAGGGCTCCGGGCCGGGATTGCGCTCGCGGCAGCACTGCCGGAACTACCCTACGCGTGTGGGCTCGCAACCTCGCGGCTCTTCGACCGCGACATCACCTCAAAACCTCTTGTTCCGCACGACGGCCAGATAGAAGTTCGCGACGTCGTCCCCGAATTTTCCGAGCCAGTGAGCGCCGAGCTAGAACAACGATGGGCAACGCGGCTGGAACGGATGTGGGAGTATGCACGTCAGCGACACTGGGTGAGCGGGAACTACGAGTTCCAAGGAGGGTTTCGATGA
- a CDS encoding 1,4-dihydroxy-2-naphthoate polyprenyltransferase, with protein sequence MATINDWLEGARVRTLPASVSPVLVGTGVAVMHDGASWVRALLAAGVALLLQIGVNFANDYSDGVRGTDEFRTGPPRLTGGGKASPQVVKAAAFASFALAGLVGLILVALTGQWWLIAVGAAAVIAAWFYTGGTRPYGYMGLGEVFVIIFFGYVATVGTTYTQTGTAPWEAWVGGTGVGLIACALLMVNNIRDIPTDSLSGKNTLAVRLGDRRARLAYGLMLAAATACGLTLGITHWPIAAGMVAIGLWAGLLSARVRSGLTGRDLIGVLRDTGLLELGFGVVVLLASFTA encoded by the coding sequence ATGGCAACCATCAATGACTGGCTGGAAGGGGCGCGTGTGCGCACGTTGCCCGCGTCGGTGTCGCCGGTCCTCGTGGGGACGGGCGTGGCGGTCATGCACGACGGCGCCTCGTGGGTGCGCGCACTACTCGCCGCGGGAGTAGCGCTGCTGCTGCAGATCGGCGTGAATTTTGCGAACGACTATTCCGACGGCGTTCGCGGCACCGACGAGTTCCGCACCGGCCCACCCAGGCTCACCGGCGGAGGAAAAGCATCGCCGCAGGTAGTGAAAGCGGCAGCGTTCGCCAGTTTCGCGCTCGCCGGCCTCGTCGGCCTTATCCTGGTGGCCCTGACCGGCCAGTGGTGGTTGATCGCCGTCGGCGCTGCAGCCGTGATCGCCGCATGGTTCTACACCGGTGGCACGCGCCCGTACGGGTACATGGGCCTCGGCGAAGTGTTCGTCATAATTTTCTTCGGCTACGTCGCCACCGTGGGCACCACGTACACGCAAACCGGCACCGCGCCCTGGGAAGCGTGGGTGGGCGGCACCGGCGTCGGGCTCATCGCGTGCGCACTGTTAATGGTGAACAACATTCGCGATATCCCCACCGATTCCCTCAGCGGCAAAAACACCCTCGCCGTCCGCTTAGGCGATCGTCGCGCGCGGCTCGCCTACGGCCTCATGCTCGCCGCGGCCACCGCATGCGGACTCACACTCGGCATCACGCACTGGCCGATCGCGGCAGGCATGGTCGCCATCGGATTGTGGGCCGGCCTGCTCTCCGCACGCGTCCGCTCCGGCCTCACCGGCCGCGACCTCATCGGCGTCCTTCGCGACACCGGCCTGCTCGAACTGGGCTTCGGCGTCGTGGTCTTACTCGCGTCGTTCACAGCGTAA